In Dermacentor albipictus isolate Rhodes 1998 colony unplaced genomic scaffold, USDA_Dalb.pri_finalv2 scaffold_15, whole genome shotgun sequence, the following proteins share a genomic window:
- the LOC139051888 gene encoding putative nuclease HARBI1 — translation MGQVSVSESIHAVAEAITVVGRQQGWVSFPLTRAGKASAKAAFADRGRIPGVVACVDGTLIAIKQPEGLSPGETAGFMSRKGFYALNTMIVCDAHMCIVDIDPRFPGACHDSYVWRHSPLLGRLTRNLRRGEWVLGDSGYPLEPWLLTPVPGHPGIDTPEGRYNQAHASMRNVVERGIGVLKARLRCLERYRTLLYEPKDAATIVAACAALHNIALKAGEPELQDSDEEADDNQPPLQRGLPVSQGHHTCRQETPRKLLMRAKQMRSQVVNLFFATPTWRTTHLRALHRRLRQQQQARRAAQP, via the exons ATGGGGCAGGTTTCCGTGAGCGAAAGCATTCACGCAGTTGCGGAAGCAATAACCGTGGTGGGCCGGCAACAGGGCtgggtgagcttcccgttgacaagagccggcaaggctagtgcaaaggcggcctttgcggatcgcggccgcattcccggtgtagtggcctgTGTCGACGGGACGCTCATAGCGATCAAACAGCCCGAAGGACTCAGCCCGGGCGAGACCGCGGGCTTCATGTCAAGAAAAGGCTTCTACGCCTTGAATACCATGATC GTGTGTGACGCCCACATGTGCATCGTGGACATCGATCCCCGTTTCCCCGGAGCGTGCCATGACTCCTACGTGTGGAGGCACTCACCACTGTTAGGCCGCCTCACACGTAACCTGCGACGTGGAGAATGGGTGCTTG GAGACTCAGGCTACCCTCTTGAGCCATGGCTGCTGACACCTGTGCCAGGCCATCCAGGCATTGACACTCCGGAGGGGCGCTACAACCAGGCCCATGCCTCCATGAGGAACGTTGTGGAGAGGGGTATCGGCGTCTTGAAGGCAAGGTTACGGTGCCTTGAAAGGTACCGGACACTCCTTTATGAGCCCAAGGATGCAGCCACAATCGTGGCAGCCTGCGCCGCTCTCCACAACATTGCTTTGAAGGCAGGGGAGCCGGAGCTGCAGGACAGTGATGAGGAGGCCGATGACAACCAGCCACCGCTGCAGCGGGGCTTGCCTGTGTCTCAAGGGCACCACACATGCCGGCAAGAAACGCCCAGAAAGCTGCTAATGAGGGCGAAGCAGATGAGGAGCCAGGTTGTCAACCTGTTCTTTGCGACTCCTACATGGCGTACCACTCACCTGCGTGCGCTGCATCGTCGGCTGAGGCAGCAACAGCAGGCTCGCCGCGCGGCTCAACCGTAA